The Clostridia bacterium DNA window GGAACAGTTACAATGGATGTTGCAAAAGCTATAGCAGATATAAAAGCCGGTAAAATAGAATACAGGCTTGATAAAACAAATATAATTCACTGTCCTATCGGAAAGGTTTCATTTGGAACACAGAAGCTTATCGATAACTTCCACACTTTGATGGATGCAGTTATAAAAGCTAAACCTGCAGCAGCAAAAGGGCAGTATATAAGAAGTGTAACAGTTGCTTCAACTATGGGACCTGGTGTTAAGGTAAACCCTCAGAAAGTAACAGAATAAAATAAATTCAAAAGTAGCTTTACAAATAGCAAAATATGTTGTAGTATATACAATGGTTAACTTAATAGAGCTTTTTGCCATAGACAGTAGGATCAATCTATATGATTGATTAAATGATAAAATCTTCCTACCGAGGTGAAGACGGTAAAGTAAAGAAATTATTTACACCCTTCATGTGTCTATGTGCATATGAAGGGTTTATTTATTTAGATTAATAATTTATAGTTGGTAATTCGAGTGGAGTAAACGCAAGAATTATTGATTCTTAATTTTAATTATTAATTATTAATAAGTGCAAGGGAGGTGTACATTTTGCCTAGTGAAAAAGTGTTGCAGTATAAAAAAGAAGTTGTAAGCGAGTTGTCCAGCAAGTTGAAATCTGCAAAGGCTATGGTTTTTGCGGATTATAGAGGACTTACAGTAGAACAGGACACAGAATTAAGAAATGCACTTAGAAAAGCAGGTGTTGAGTACAAAGTTGTAAAGAATACTTTAACAAGATTTGCTGCTAAGGAAAATGGTTTGGAAGGTCTTGATTCTTTCCTGAATGGTCCGACTTCTATGGCAATAAGTGATACTGACCCTGTTGCTCCAGCAAAAGTTCTTTCTGAATATGCAAAGAAATATGAAAAGCTTGAGCTCAAGGTTGGTGTTGTTGAAGGAAAGATCATTGATTTGAAAGGTATCGAAGCACTTGCAGAACTACCACCAAGAGAGGTTCTCATTGCAAAGGTGCTCGGTGGATTCAACGCTCCAATTTCAGGTTTGGTAAACGTTTTAAACGGAAACATAAGAGGCCTGGTAGTAGCATTGAATGCAATTGCGGAAAAACAAGCAAATGCTTAGCCGCATAAAAACAGACTTTTATCAGCTTTTGGGAAATGACAGATATTAATATTAAAAACAATAAACTTTATCTAAATTATGGAGGTATATTAAAATGGCTAGTGAAAAAGTTACAAAATTAATTGAAGACGTTAAGGCATTATCAGTATTGGAATTATCAGAATTAGTAAAAGCTTTAGAAGAAGAATTTGGAGTATCAGCAGCAGCTCCTGTAGCAGTTGCAGCAGCTCCTGCAGCAGCAGGCGCAGCAGCACCGGCAGCAGAAGAAAAGACTGAATTCAACGTAATATTGAAGGAAGCTGGCGCAGACAAAATAAAGGTTATCAAAGTTGTTAGAGAACTCACTGGCCTTGGCTTGAAAGAAGCTAAAGACCTCGTTGACGGAGCTCCAAAGACTGTTAAAGAAAATGTTTCCAAAGACGAAGCTGCTTCCATCGAAGCAAAATTCAAAGAAGTTGGCGCAACTGTTGAAATTAAATAATTTTAACAATAAAAAAGGCAGGATGCAATTTGCATTCTGCTTTTTTGTTATATCAGGGACACTCCTCGACGAGGATGACCGATGGCAGTAGAGAAGTGTCCCTCTGACCCGAAATAAAAAAAGGTTGACAAGTCAAAAACCGTATGTTAGAATTATAAACTGCGTTATAATTACGGATCGGACTGTCAACTTTTACTTCTAATGAATTAACATGAAGTAATTATAACACACAAAATCGAAGCTGTAAACTTGATTTATGAAAAGCAACAAAACGTAAAAGCAAGTAATATTGTGCGTTCTAGCCAATAATGAATAAATGGTACATATTTGGTAGATGAAACGGAATAAGCAAGGAAAAATATGTAAATAATATTTAGATGTTTGGTTGTTTGTTAATATTTCATATCAAGTCAAAGTCATAATTTATGAGGTGATTTTTAATGGTACATCCCGTACAGTTGGGTAAGAACACAAGAATGAGCTACTCTAAAATCAAAGAAGTAGTTGACATGCCAAATC harbors:
- the rplJ gene encoding 50S ribosomal protein L10; this encodes MPSEKVLQYKKEVVSELSSKLKSAKAMVFADYRGLTVEQDTELRNALRKAGVEYKVVKNTLTRFAAKENGLEGLDSFLNGPTSMAISDTDPVAPAKVLSEYAKKYEKLELKVGVVEGKIIDLKGIEALAELPPREVLIAKVLGGFNAPISGLVNVLNGNIRGLVVALNAIAEKQANA
- the rplL gene encoding 50S ribosomal protein L7/L12, which codes for MASEKVTKLIEDVKALSVLELSELVKALEEEFGVSAAAPVAVAAAPAAAGAAAPAAEEKTEFNVILKEAGADKIKVIKVVRELTGLGLKEAKDLVDGAPKTVKENVSKDEAASIEAKFKEVGATVEIK